The proteins below come from a single Crossiella sp. CA-258035 genomic window:
- a CDS encoding transcriptional repressor, with protein MRMTPQRQLVLDAINELAHATPEQICAHVRRITPTVNITTVYRTLELLERLGVVRHTHLGHGAPVYSLDEHEHVHLVCHRCGEVDEVPCEALADLGRALRAAKNFRLDPSHLALSGVCGQCGAKES; from the coding sequence ATGCGGATGACGCCGCAGCGCCAGCTGGTGCTGGACGCGATCAACGAGCTGGCGCACGCCACGCCGGAGCAGATCTGCGCGCACGTGCGGCGGATCACACCCACGGTGAACATAACCACGGTCTACCGGACGTTGGAACTGCTGGAGCGGCTCGGCGTGGTCCGGCACACCCACCTCGGCCACGGCGCGCCGGTCTACTCCCTGGACGAACACGAGCACGTGCACCTGGTCTGCCACCGCTGCGGCGAGGTGGACGAGGTCCCCTGTGAGGCGCTGGCCGACCTGGGGCGGGCGTTGCGGGCGGCGAAGAACTTCCGCCTGGACCCGAGCCACCTCGCGCTTTCGGGAGTGTGCGGGCAGTGTGGGGCGAAAGAGAGCTGA
- a CDS encoding helix-turn-helix transcriptional regulator encodes MGAKPGPTLRAQWLGKQLNELRSAAGMTLKQAGEYLQRDTSTVSRFESGEYPVRRPDLLALLDFYQVTSKRKREVLIALHEDAWQQGWWDDFADDVDQKLIDYVWLESRSTEIRSFDCTLLNGLLQTEDYARALISGASPTADQAQLDRWVELRMSRMALLDRPRPPKISVVMDEVLLHREVGGRQVLAGQLAHLVELAERPNIEIRLLRYSAGALPSQVVVPFKLLLAGEPYPAVGYIETLAGNLYVEPPKTQRFAEVYDQLVAAALGPEETIRVIARTAEEKACR; translated from the coding sequence ATGGGTGCCAAGCCGGGACCGACGCTGCGGGCGCAGTGGCTGGGCAAGCAGCTGAACGAGCTCCGGTCAGCCGCGGGCATGACCCTGAAGCAGGCAGGCGAGTACCTCCAGCGCGACACCTCCACGGTCAGCCGCTTCGAGTCCGGCGAGTACCCGGTGCGCAGGCCGGACCTGTTGGCGCTGCTGGACTTCTACCAGGTCACCAGCAAGCGCAAGCGCGAGGTGCTGATCGCCCTGCACGAGGACGCCTGGCAGCAGGGCTGGTGGGACGACTTCGCCGACGACGTGGACCAGAAGCTGATCGACTACGTCTGGCTGGAGTCCAGGTCCACCGAGATCAGGTCCTTCGACTGCACGCTGCTCAACGGTCTGCTGCAGACCGAGGACTACGCGCGGGCGTTGATCTCCGGGGCCAGCCCGACCGCCGACCAGGCCCAGCTGGACCGGTGGGTCGAGCTGCGGATGAGCCGGATGGCCCTGCTCGACCGGCCCCGGCCGCCCAAGATCAGCGTGGTGATGGACGAGGTGCTGCTGCACCGCGAGGTGGGCGGCCGCCAGGTGCTCGCCGGGCAGCTGGCCCACCTGGTGGAGCTGGCCGAGCGGCCGAACATCGAGATCCGGCTGCTGCGCTACTCGGCAGGCGCGCTGCCGAGCCAGGTTGTGGTGCCCTTCAAGTTGTTGTTGGCGGGCGAGCCCTACCCTGCGGTTGGATACATAGAGACCTTGGCGGGCAACCTGTACGTCGAGCCGCCCAAGACCCAACGGTTCGCCGAGGTCTATGATCAACTCGTGGCCGCGGCGCTCGGACCGGAAGAGACGATTCGAGTGATCGCCAGAACGGCGGAGGAAAAAGCATGCAGGTGA
- a CDS encoding aerial mycelium formation protein — protein MMEVRPGGRRRIDRVLAPDYAQDCEQRPLNEVRALRDEAAQEETDLSYVRRLLHGRIDIVQAEQQRRRDGGSTSVVEQLVAILAKNAVGPATGLGRYQTQVPSRAEAHRRHVEALVSDVDLSDVTSLSDDKLLETLRAYRAEEEAVSRHRREVQLVVDRLNEEIARRYRDGGASVDELLNAQRTRQPVVEPREEE, from the coding sequence GTGATGGAAGTCCGTCCAGGTGGGCGCCGGCGAATCGACCGGGTGCTCGCCCCGGACTACGCCCAGGACTGTGAGCAGCGACCGCTGAACGAGGTGCGCGCGCTGCGGGACGAGGCCGCCCAGGAGGAGACCGACCTGTCCTACGTGCGCAGGCTGCTGCACGGCCGCATTGACATCGTGCAGGCCGAGCAGCAGCGGCGCCGGGACGGCGGCTCCACCTCGGTGGTGGAACAGCTGGTGGCGATCCTGGCCAAGAACGCGGTGGGCCCGGCGACCGGGCTCGGCCGCTACCAGACCCAGGTGCCCTCGCGGGCCGAGGCGCACCGGCGGCACGTGGAGGCGCTGGTCTCCGACGTCGACTTGTCCGACGTCACATCGCTCTCCGATGACAAGCTGCTGGAGACCCTGCGAGCCTATAGAGCCGAGGAAGAGGCCGTGTCCAGGCACCGCCGCGAGGTTCAGCTGGTCGTGGACCGGTTGAACGAGGAGATCGCGCGGCGCTACCGGGACGGCGGCGCCTCGGTGGACGAGCTGCTGAACGCGCAACGCACCCGGCAGCCGGTCGTGGAGCCGCGCGAGGAGGAGTAG
- a CDS encoding DUF397 domain-containing protein — protein MQVTGPGDRPSEDQLFAAQWHISSYSADGGGNCVEAGPLPDGSGRIALRHSRHPGESVILYTQAEWQAFLAGVKAGEFDFR, from the coding sequence ATGCAGGTGACCGGCCCAGGGGACCGGCCCAGCGAGGATCAGCTCTTCGCCGCGCAGTGGCACATCAGCAGTTACAGCGCCGACGGCGGCGGGAACTGCGTCGAAGCGGGCCCGCTCCCGGACGGCTCCGGCCGGATCGCGCTGCGGCACAGCAGGCACCCCGGCGAGTCGGTGATCCTGTACACCCAGGCCGAGTGGCAGGCCTTCCTCGCCGGGGTCAAGGCTGGCGAGTTCGACTTCCGCTAG
- a CDS encoding MFS transporter: MSRYRWVVLAVGALAQGVNAAGFLGLPSITPQLRAHFGLDLAEVGLLVGAVNLGNVLALVAWGLAADRYGERLVMTAGLAGTAGCLAVAGLVDSPVQAGLALLASGVFGASTNAASGRAVMTWFDSGQRGLAMGVRQTATPLGAALAALLLPAVAAWWQAPAAFLALAALNAVIGVAVAIWVREPPGRTRPVSSLGGLSLLRDRRMLRISLASGLLVVPQFVGASMLVELLHRYGLSLGVAGGLLAVAQVLGGAGRLGNGVWSDRAGSRLVPLRIVALGILALFSLSAALDPLAGTVPVWLLVTLLLPAVGLAISWNGLALTAAGEMAPPSSTGVALGMQNTANYVSAAITPAAAGWVATAVSWPAALLLAATGGGLAWITLRGLREGR; encoded by the coding sequence GTGTCCCGTTATCGCTGGGTCGTGCTCGCGGTCGGCGCGCTCGCGCAGGGGGTCAACGCGGCCGGGTTCCTCGGCCTGCCCTCGATCACCCCGCAGCTGCGCGCGCACTTCGGGCTGGACCTGGCCGAGGTCGGCCTGCTGGTCGGCGCGGTGAACCTGGGCAACGTGCTGGCCCTGGTCGCCTGGGGGCTGGCCGCGGACCGCTACGGCGAGCGGCTGGTGATGACCGCGGGCCTGGCCGGGACCGCGGGCTGCTTGGCGGTGGCCGGGCTGGTCGACTCGCCGGTGCAGGCCGGACTGGCCCTGCTGGCCTCCGGCGTGTTCGGCGCGAGCACCAACGCGGCCAGCGGGCGGGCCGTGATGACCTGGTTCGACAGCGGCCAGCGCGGCCTGGCCATGGGCGTGCGGCAGACCGCCACCCCGCTCGGCGCGGCACTGGCCGCGCTGCTGCTGCCCGCGGTGGCGGCCTGGTGGCAGGCCCCAGCCGCGTTCCTGGCGCTGGCCGCGCTGAACGCGGTGATCGGCGTCGCGGTGGCCATCTGGGTGCGCGAGCCGCCGGGGCGGACCCGGCCGGTCAGCTCGCTCGGCGGCCTGAGCCTGCTGCGGGACCGGCGGATGCTGCGGATCAGCCTGGCCAGCGGACTGCTGGTGGTGCCGCAGTTCGTGGGCGCGTCGATGCTGGTGGAGCTGCTGCACCGGTACGGGCTCTCGCTGGGCGTGGCCGGCGGACTGCTCGCGGTGGCCCAGGTGCTGGGCGGGGCCGGGCGGCTGGGCAACGGGGTGTGGTCGGACCGGGCCGGCAGCAGGCTGGTCCCACTGCGGATCGTCGCGCTCGGCATCCTGGCGCTGTTCAGCCTGTCCGCGGCGCTGGACCCGCTGGCGGGCACGGTGCCGGTGTGGCTGCTGGTGACGCTGCTGCTGCCCGCGGTCGGCCTGGCGATCAGCTGGAACGGACTGGCGCTGACCGCGGCCGGCGAGATGGCCCCGCCGTCGAGCACCGGCGTCGCCCTGGGCATGCAGAACACGGCCAACTACGTCAGTGCCGCGATCACCCCGGCGGCGGCAGGCTGGGTCGCCACGGCGGTGTCCTGGCCTGCGGCGCTGCTGCTGGCGGCGACGGGCGGCGGCCTGGCCTGGATCACCTTGCGAGGACTACGCGAAGGCCGCTGA
- a CDS encoding 3-keto-5-aminohexanoate cleavage protein codes for MTAPSPTAGTLITVAPTGAEHEKAEVPNLPVTLDELVKTAADCQRVGAGLIHVHIRDDDAQPTLDLGRLKETVDALRAETDLVVQLSTGGSVTDPEEDRLAVLDALPDSATCTMGTVNFGDAVFMNRWEFIVELHKRMQERHIVPEYEIFDLGQLSSLQRLLDQHGLPAGGHVHVDLVMGVPGGMPGDTATLTAALRLLPEGATFSATGVGRSTLPVLLASLSAGGHLRVGMEDTLSYAKGERVRDNAQLVARAAAVSRIAQRPPLAPEQAKTLLGVRQAG; via the coding sequence ATGACAGCGCCGTCGCCCACCGCAGGGACTCTCATCACCGTCGCGCCTACTGGTGCTGAGCACGAGAAGGCCGAGGTTCCCAACCTTCCCGTCACGCTGGACGAGCTGGTCAAGACCGCCGCGGACTGCCAGCGGGTCGGGGCGGGTCTCATCCACGTGCACATCAGGGATGACGACGCCCAGCCCACGCTGGACCTGGGGCGGTTGAAGGAGACGGTGGACGCGCTGCGCGCGGAGACCGACCTGGTGGTGCAGCTGTCCACCGGCGGCTCGGTGACCGACCCCGAGGAGGACCGGCTGGCGGTGCTGGACGCGCTGCCCGACTCGGCCACCTGCACGATGGGCACGGTCAACTTCGGGGACGCGGTGTTCATGAACCGCTGGGAGTTCATCGTCGAGCTGCACAAGCGGATGCAGGAACGGCACATCGTGCCGGAGTACGAGATCTTCGACCTCGGCCAGCTCTCCTCGCTCCAGCGGCTGCTCGACCAGCACGGACTGCCCGCCGGCGGTCACGTGCACGTCGATCTGGTGATGGGCGTGCCCGGCGGGATGCCGGGGGACACCGCCACGCTGACCGCGGCGCTGCGGCTGCTGCCGGAGGGCGCTACCTTCTCCGCCACCGGGGTCGGGAGGAGCACGCTGCCCGTGCTGCTCGCCTCTCTGTCCGCGGGCGGTCACCTGCGGGTCGGGATGGAGGACACGCTCTCCTATGCCAAGGGCGAGCGGGTCCGCGACAACGCCCAGCTCGTGGCGCGGGCCGCGGCCGTGTCCAGGATTGCCCAACGTCCCCCGCTGGCGCCCGAGCAGGCGAAAACACTGCTCGGGGTGCGTCAGGCTGGGTGA
- a CDS encoding DUF308 domain-containing protein, whose amino-acid sequence MGDLLLRRWWLVVVRGVAAILFGVLSLVWPGLTLLVLVVLFAVYALLDGIAAIAGAAADKLAPSADRWLVGLLGAFGVLAGLVALLMPGITALVLLFLIGAWAVVTGVLEIMTGWQLRKVITGEWLLFVSGALSVVLGGLLFAFPGEGAVALIVTIAMFAILWGIVLVLLGVRLRKLGRDLASTQPR is encoded by the coding sequence ATGGGTGATCTGTTGCTCCGGCGCTGGTGGCTGGTGGTCGTGCGCGGCGTGGCCGCGATCCTCTTCGGTGTGCTCAGCCTGGTCTGGCCGGGCCTGACCCTGCTCGTGCTGGTGGTGCTGTTCGCGGTGTACGCGCTGCTGGACGGCATCGCGGCGATCGCGGGCGCGGCGGCGGACAAGCTCGCGCCGTCAGCGGACCGCTGGCTGGTGGGCCTGCTCGGCGCCTTCGGCGTGCTGGCCGGTCTGGTGGCCCTGCTGATGCCCGGCATCACCGCGCTGGTGCTGCTGTTCCTGATCGGCGCCTGGGCCGTGGTCACCGGCGTGCTGGAGATCATGACCGGCTGGCAGCTGCGCAAGGTGATCACCGGCGAGTGGCTGCTGTTCGTCAGCGGCGCGCTGTCGGTGGTGCTGGGCGGCCTGCTGTTCGCCTTCCCCGGCGAGGGCGCGGTGGCGCTGATCGTGACCATCGCGATGTTCGCGATCCTGTGGGGGATCGTGCTGGTGCTGCTGGGCGTCCGGCTCCGCAAGCTGGGCCGGGACCTGGCGTCGACCCAGCCGCGCTAG
- a CDS encoding aminodeoxychorismate lyase encodes MRVLASLDGTILDPDAPVLRADDLGILRGDGVFETVLVVDGKPRELGPHLDRLARSAHMLDLPEPDAAQWERCAKAVIDAWDWSVNPEMALKLVYSRGPEFGEGTTAYGMGLQIGEGVVRRRRDGVSALTLARGFDPAEAERSPWLLLGAKSLSYAVNMAAIRYAEANGADEVIFTASDGSVLEGPTANLVVANGRTLRTTPPVIGILPGTTQAALFRAAEKAGWQTVIEPIQAEELTSADGLWFLSSVRRVTQVRSLNGQPVAASAELHAELSELYESNYRD; translated from the coding sequence ATGCGCGTGCTGGCATCTCTGGACGGAACCATCCTCGACCCGGACGCCCCCGTGCTGCGAGCGGATGATCTTGGCATCCTGCGCGGCGACGGTGTCTTCGAAACCGTGCTGGTGGTCGACGGCAAGCCCCGCGAGCTGGGTCCGCACCTGGACCGGCTGGCCCGCTCGGCGCACATGCTGGACCTGCCGGAGCCGGACGCGGCCCAGTGGGAGCGCTGTGCCAAGGCGGTCATCGACGCCTGGGACTGGTCAGTCAACCCGGAGATGGCGCTGAAGCTGGTCTACAGCCGCGGCCCGGAGTTCGGCGAGGGCACCACCGCGTACGGGATGGGGCTCCAGATCGGCGAGGGCGTGGTGCGCCGCCGCCGGGACGGGGTGTCCGCGCTGACCCTGGCCCGCGGCTTCGACCCGGCCGAGGCCGAGCGCTCGCCCTGGCTGCTGCTGGGCGCCAAGTCGCTGTCCTACGCGGTGAACATGGCCGCGATCCGCTACGCCGAGGCCAACGGCGCGGACGAGGTGATCTTCACCGCGAGCGACGGCAGCGTGCTGGAGGGCCCGACCGCGAACCTGGTGGTGGCCAACGGCCGCACCCTGCGCACCACCCCGCCGGTGATCGGCATCCTGCCCGGCACCACCCAGGCCGCGCTGTTCCGCGCGGCGGAGAAGGCCGGCTGGCAGACCGTCATCGAGCCGATCCAGGCCGAGGAGTTGACCAGCGCGGACGGGCTGTGGTTCCTCTCCAGCGTGCGCCGGGTCACCCAGGTCCGCTCGCTCAACGGCCAGCCGGTGGCGGCCAGCGCCGAGCTGCACGCGGAGCTGAGCGAGCTGTACGAGTCGAACTACCGGGACTGA
- a CDS encoding folate-binding protein YgfZ, translated as MSSPLLGRPGAIAAPEGSPDLGVPWHFGDPPAEARTAARRAAVVDRSHRTIIAVPGADRLDWLHSLTSQHFHQLAPATGSEALVLDTQGRVEHHAVVAHHADTVYLDTERETAPALLSYLTKMVFWSKVEPRDATGELALLTVLGPETGEVLAKAGVQVPDTAYGLTDLPGGFARRMPWPTLDVVDLLVPRAELVDWFQRLADVGARPAGTLAYESLRVEALRPRLGQDTDNRTIPQEVNWIGVAVHLDKGCYRGQETVARVHNLGRPPRRMVLLHLDGSSDAVPETGDPVELDGRVVGRLGSVVEHHELGPIALALLKQSVAVDAQLLAGAEGRVVAATIDPDSVPAATGEPPGKAALRRLRG; from the coding sequence GTGAGTTCACCGTTGCTGGGCAGGCCGGGCGCGATCGCCGCGCCAGAGGGTTCACCGGACCTGGGCGTGCCATGGCACTTCGGTGACCCACCGGCCGAGGCCAGGACCGCGGCCCGGCGCGCGGCCGTGGTGGACCGCTCGCACCGCACCATCATCGCGGTGCCCGGCGCGGACCGGCTGGACTGGCTGCACTCGCTGACCTCCCAGCACTTCCACCAGCTGGCCCCGGCCACCGGCTCGGAGGCGCTGGTGCTGGACACCCAGGGCCGGGTCGAGCACCACGCGGTGGTGGCCCACCACGCGGACACGGTCTACCTGGACACCGAGCGGGAGACCGCGCCGGCGCTGCTGTCCTACCTGACCAAGATGGTCTTCTGGAGCAAGGTCGAACCCAGGGACGCCACCGGGGAGCTCGCGCTGCTCACCGTGCTCGGGCCGGAGACGGGCGAGGTGCTGGCCAAGGCCGGGGTTCAGGTCCCGGACACCGCCTACGGCCTGACCGACCTGCCCGGCGGCTTCGCCCGGCGGATGCCCTGGCCGACCCTGGACGTGGTGGACCTGCTGGTGCCGCGGGCGGAGCTGGTCGACTGGTTCCAGCGGCTCGCCGACGTCGGCGCCCGGCCTGCCGGGACCCTGGCGTACGAGTCGCTGCGGGTGGAGGCGTTGCGGCCGCGGCTGGGTCAGGACACCGACAACCGGACCATCCCGCAGGAAGTGAACTGGATCGGGGTGGCGGTGCACCTGGACAAGGGCTGCTACCGCGGCCAGGAGACCGTGGCCAGGGTGCACAACCTGGGACGGCCGCCGCGCCGGATGGTGCTGCTGCACCTGGACGGGTCCTCGGACGCGGTGCCGGAGACCGGCGATCCGGTGGAGCTGGACGGGCGCGTGGTCGGGCGGCTGGGCAGCGTGGTGGAGCACCACGAGCTGGGGCCGATCGCGTTGGCGCTGCTCAAGCAGTCGGTGGCGGTGGACGCTCAGCTGCTGGCCGGGGCGGAGGGCCGGGTGGTGGCGGCGACGATTGATCCGGATTCGGTGCCCGCCGCGACGGGGGAGCCGCCGGGCAAGGCTGCGTTGCGGCGACTTCGCGGGTGA
- a CDS encoding asparaginase codes for MSTELVEVVRSGFREGVHRGSVVIVRPDGVLRHVRGSGRDVVLPRSSNKPFQILGMLRCGLDLPDDADLAVGCASHSGEAEHVARVRDILAKHGLTEADLRCPPDLPVHAGTAEAVLAAGGKAEPVTMNCSGKHACMLATCVQRGWDTASYTDPSHPLQVTIRDTLGELGEEPVTVTAVDGCGAPLFGLSLVALARSFGKLVQAADGGHERRIADAMRAHPYLVAGTGREDTRLMRAVPGLLSKAGAEGVYGAALPDGTAIALKIDDGNPRARLPVMTGALRFLGVDHAELAELAEETVFGGGRPVGSARLLPGVF; via the coding sequence CTGAGCACCGAACTGGTCGAGGTGGTCCGTTCCGGATTCCGGGAAGGAGTGCACCGCGGTTCGGTGGTCATCGTCCGGCCCGACGGCGTGCTCCGGCACGTGCGCGGGAGCGGGCGCGACGTCGTGCTGCCCCGGTCCTCGAACAAGCCGTTCCAGATCCTGGGCATGCTGCGCTGCGGGCTGGACCTGCCCGACGACGCCGACCTCGCGGTGGGCTGCGCCTCGCACAGCGGCGAGGCCGAGCACGTGGCCAGGGTGCGCGACATCCTGGCCAAGCACGGGCTGACCGAGGCCGACCTGCGCTGCCCGCCGGACCTGCCGGTGCACGCCGGCACCGCCGAGGCGGTGCTGGCCGCGGGCGGCAAGGCCGAGCCGGTGACCATGAACTGCTCCGGCAAGCACGCCTGCATGCTGGCCACCTGCGTGCAGCGCGGCTGGGACACCGCGAGCTACACCGACCCCTCGCACCCGCTCCAGGTCACCATCAGGGACACCTTGGGCGAGCTGGGCGAGGAGCCGGTCACGGTGACCGCGGTGGACGGCTGCGGCGCGCCGCTGTTCGGGCTCTCGCTGGTCGCGCTGGCCAGGTCCTTCGGCAAGCTGGTGCAGGCGGCTGACGGCGGCCACGAGCGACGGATCGCCGATGCCATGCGCGCGCACCCGTACCTGGTCGCGGGCACCGGCCGGGAGGACACCCGGCTGATGCGCGCGGTGCCCGGCCTGCTGTCCAAGGCGGGCGCGGAGGGCGTGTACGGGGCGGCGCTGCCGGACGGCACCGCGATCGCGCTGAAGATCGACGACGGCAACCCGAGGGCCCGGCTGCCGGTGATGACCGGCGCGCTCCGCTTCCTCGGCGTGGACCACGCCGAACTGGCCGAACTGGCCGAGGAGACGGTGTTCGGCGGCGGCCGCCCGGTGGGCTCGGCCCGGCTGCTGCCCGGCGTGTTCTGA
- a CDS encoding tetratricopeptide repeat protein, which produces MAEVSNELSGVVHGNVTQAQSLYLTAGTPEALAGLPPVPADFTGRARELTEVLDCFGQGLPVVIHGVGGAGKTSLALHAAHQVEFTAKLFVDLQGYRQFPVEPQDALSVLLTALGASPPPEQAAAEALYRSKLAGHPGRVLVLLDNTSSAAQLRPLLPSRGPHQVLVTSRHSLGGLGAAHRVRLGPLSRPEATAFLALSRPGDPGVHELAEQCGRLPLALRIASAVLADDPDRPLHTLTSALADRGGRLDELSYDESLDVRTAFDLSYERLTEEEAWLFRLLSQHPGTEFGSRSAAALAALSEQRTQRLLDRLLRANMISVGERWGRYRFHDLVLLYAQEHAGREPGFAELKPRLRHRLIDYYHAAGRAESEWLRPEAGQGPERIAGRVAALRWFDLEHRTMIELIRRAWQAGHYDAVLALGVPVADYLVLRRNLLGQHALLDLMLAALQAGGGGDPVAEGEIRLRLGMAHRMLGHAAEGLEQLNLAAELLRGAGAERSAQAVLQFGHCALTAGDLAQADEQFGRAAAMLTELGDDCGALEALHGRGVVALAMGRVTEGLALAGQLHARSAELGSVIDQARAEGLLARVAALREDHVAALRRLGAAVELWRAVDGQVEVAEGLVAMGHVAIALGRRSLAVARFRTALAIFERFGLAAGVAEVRELLAAPNGPDPPTGQQSAHG; this is translated from the coding sequence ATGGCCGAGGTCAGCAACGAGCTCAGCGGCGTCGTGCACGGCAACGTGACCCAGGCGCAGAGCCTGTACCTGACCGCGGGGACCCCGGAGGCGCTGGCCGGTCTGCCGCCGGTGCCCGCCGACTTCACCGGCAGGGCGCGGGAGCTGACCGAGGTGCTCGACTGCTTCGGCCAGGGGTTGCCGGTGGTCATCCACGGGGTCGGCGGCGCGGGCAAGACCTCGCTGGCGCTGCACGCGGCGCACCAGGTGGAGTTCACCGCGAAGCTGTTCGTCGACCTCCAGGGCTACCGCCAGTTCCCGGTGGAACCGCAGGACGCGCTGTCGGTCCTGCTGACCGCGCTGGGTGCGAGCCCGCCGCCGGAGCAGGCCGCGGCCGAGGCGCTGTACCGCTCGAAGCTGGCCGGGCATCCCGGCCGGGTGCTGGTGCTGCTGGACAACACCAGCTCGGCCGCCCAGCTCCGCCCGCTGCTGCCCAGCCGTGGGCCGCACCAGGTCCTGGTGACCAGCAGGCACTCCCTCGGCGGGCTCGGCGCGGCGCACCGGGTCCGGCTCGGGCCGTTGAGCCGGCCGGAGGCGACCGCGTTCCTGGCGCTGTCCCGGCCGGGCGATCCAGGTGTGCACGAGCTGGCCGAGCAGTGCGGCAGGCTGCCGCTGGCGCTGCGCATCGCCTCGGCCGTGCTGGCCGATGACCCGGACCGCCCGCTGCACACGCTGACCTCGGCGCTGGCCGACCGCGGCGGCAGGCTGGACGAGCTGTCCTACGACGAGTCGCTGGACGTGCGGACCGCCTTCGACCTCTCCTACGAGCGGCTGACCGAGGAGGAGGCCTGGCTGTTCCGGCTGCTGTCCCAGCACCCCGGCACCGAGTTCGGCTCGCGGTCGGCCGCCGCGCTGGCCGCGCTGTCCGAGCAGCGCACCCAGCGGCTGCTGGACCGCCTGCTGCGAGCCAACATGATCTCCGTGGGCGAGCGCTGGGGCCGCTACCGCTTCCACGACCTGGTGCTGCTCTACGCCCAGGAGCACGCGGGCCGGGAGCCGGGTTTCGCCGAGCTGAAGCCGAGGCTGCGGCACCGGCTGATCGACTACTACCACGCGGCCGGGCGGGCGGAGAGCGAATGGCTGCGGCCGGAAGCCGGTCAGGGGCCGGAGCGGATCGCCGGCCGGGTGGCCGCGCTGCGCTGGTTCGACCTGGAGCACCGCACCATGATCGAGCTGATCCGGCGGGCCTGGCAGGCCGGCCACTACGACGCGGTGCTGGCCCTGGGCGTGCCGGTGGCCGACTACCTGGTGCTGCGCCGGAACCTGCTGGGCCAGCACGCGCTGCTGGACCTGATGCTGGCCGCGTTGCAGGCCGGGGGCGGCGGGGACCCGGTGGCCGAGGGCGAGATCCGGCTGCGGCTGGGCATGGCGCACCGGATGCTCGGCCACGCCGCTGAGGGGCTTGAGCAGCTCAACCTGGCCGCCGAGCTGCTGCGCGGCGCGGGCGCCGAGCGGTCCGCGCAGGCGGTGCTGCAGTTCGGCCACTGCGCGCTCACCGCGGGCGACCTGGCCCAGGCGGACGAGCAGTTCGGCCGGGCCGCGGCCATGCTGACCGAGCTGGGCGATGACTGCGGCGCGCTGGAGGCCCTGCACGGCAGGGGTGTGGTGGCGCTGGCCATGGGCCGGGTGACCGAGGGGCTGGCGCTGGCCGGGCAGCTGCACGCGCGCAGCGCGGAGCTGGGTTCGGTGATCGACCAGGCCAGGGCGGAGGGCCTGCTGGCCAGGGTGGCCGCGCTGCGCGAGGACCACGTGGCCGCGCTGCGCAGGCTGGGCGCCGCGGTGGAGCTGTGGCGCGCGGTGGACGGCCAGGTCGAGGTGGCCGAGGGCCTGGTGGCGATGGGCCACGTGGCCATCGCGCTGGGCAGGCGGTCCCTGGCGGTGGCCCGGTTCCGCACCGCGCTGGCGATCTTCGAGCGGTTCGGGCTGGCCGCGGGCGTGGCCGAGGTGCGCGAGCTGCTGGCCGCGCCGAATGGCCCGGACCCGCCAACGGGTCAACAATCAGCGCATGGGTGA
- a CDS encoding DUF3073 domain-containing protein has translation MGRGRAKAKQAKVARELKYSTRSTDFDALQRELSGGKSDGDRSDEDRVDDSYDDGYDDRR, from the coding sequence ATGGGGCGCGGCCGTGCGAAGGCCAAGCAGGCGAAGGTGGCCCGGGAGCTCAAGTACAGCACCCGGTCCACGGACTTCGACGCCCTGCAGCGCGAGCTGTCGGGTGGCAAGTCCGATGGCGATCGGTCCGATGAGGACCGCGTCGACGACTCGTACGACGACGGATACGACGACCGGCGTTGA